A region of the Pygocentrus nattereri isolate fPygNat1 chromosome 27, fPygNat1.pri, whole genome shotgun sequence genome:
ATtgattgttttgtgtgtgtgtgttggttttttttttttttttttttttttttaaatatcagtgATTTCAAGATCAAATGATTGTAAGCGGCACATTCAGAGCATTCCAGGAGAGGTGATGCCTGtctttctttaaaatgaaacaaaaataaacaaactgtaGGCTACACAAGTATAGGGTTTGTACCTGTATGCTGAATATCCAGATAATTGATTTATGCACCATTAATGGTGTGGACCTTAATGATCATTTCTATGCAATTAAGCACCACAGAACAAAATGTGCCATGGAATCCACTGCTTGTTTCTTCTTTGTGGTGATTTGGAAAGGGCAAAGGGGGAGAGATGGTAACGCAGCTACTCCTGTACTACTTGCACTACAGCAAAGACTTGCAGGCTTTGTAGGATATCTAGCTTTGTAAAGATGCACAACAACCCACTGCAGCGCACactatacatttttaatgggataacagtttgtatttatttacaaaagaaaataaaaaaatttaactcCTGTCTTTTTTTGGTTTGATTGATTACTTATTTGCATCTGCCAACAGcacttatattttatacataaaatatcTTGAGGAAACCAAATAAGAGATGTTAAAACACCTTCCACTTACTTTTAGGCATGTGAGCTATTTCTGTTCAAGCTCTGGTTTTGCTCAGACTTGAGATGTCAGTCTTCTCTGATTGCAGTTTAACAAGACAATATTCTTGGTATTAAAAGCATTAATACAGTACATTGTAGATCAAAACCAATTCAAACGAAGTCATGTTACACATCTTTATACACTCATGAATAAGTTAAAGCATAAGTGAAAGtgataaaattgataatatatttaacatatcTTTTTACAAATTTAATACTTACATCTATACAAACGTGCAAATTTGTCAGGCCTTCTTTTGGTcaaaagaaaaaccaaaaccaGGCTGTGCCCATATCAGTTAAGATATATATTTCAGGAAAGGAGAAAATAATTATagacatattttcaggttttgatATATTTCCAAGTTTGACTATGCCCTGTACTACATTTCTTTCCAATAGGAAAAAGTCATATGAGGGCTCATATGAGAGGAAATTATGAAGGATTTGAATTTGTGTCCTCAATTCATAATCTCACGGTTCTCATAGTACTGCTCTAGATCTGCGAAGATGTCATTGGGGTTCTTGCAGCTGAGGTTGCAGAAGCATGCATTAATCCACATGACCTGCCAAGTGATCACACTTCCTTTAGCGCACTGGAACTCCACCTGCACTGTTTTGGACTTGTAGGGGATGCAGCAACGTTCATCTGTGCAAACCCCACAGTACTTGGGCCTGTAGAGCTTCTTGCTAGTGCACCCTGAGATGGTGAAGTTGGTTGGGTGCTCCTCCCTGTAGATGTTCAGGCACTTCTTTCCAGGCTTGGGAAGGAATCAGATGAAAAATATGTAGCTTTGTAACATCTTTAAAACGCAACTAACTAATGTTCTTATACTGTAAAAAGAACAGACATTCTGTGTACCTTAAtgtgtttggtgatgtccaCGTCACAGGGTCTAATGTTGCAGAGTCTTCTTTCCTTGACCATCCGGCAATGCTTGTTAGCGTTAGTTATGCGTAAGGACACTCCTCGCCCACAGGTCTTGGAGCAGGGGCTCCAGGAAGAGGTCTGGGTCACACAGTTCTGCTGCCAGTTCTCTTTTCCACTGGAGAGAGCTTTCAGAAAGACAAACTACCATTTTTATCCAGGCCATAATTGAGAAGCATAATATTGCTTTTAATAAGACTATAAAATTCAATATGGGCAAATCAAATCATAGCCAACtacataaaaattataaataaaaaattatgaacTATGGTTAAACttactgtatatacatttttgtttttttattgcataTATTAACGTGCAAATGTGAAGAAAAAGTGgcaaacatatatacattttatacacacacacacacacacacacacacacacacacacacacacacacacacacacacacacacacaatatattatatgtatatgtatatatatgtgtatgttttaCAACAAACTTGatgaagtattcagacactATTAAAATATACATAGATGGAAAATTTGAAATGCTTTACACATTAATGCTACAGAAATagaataacaaataacaaaatattcttgtggtctgatgaaacaaaaatagaacAATTGTGATTGTTTGGAGAAAGAAGCATTGAGTGAATGATCCCAATGGGAGCATCATAATATTGGGCTGCTTCTCTGCAAACAATAGGGCATCACATGTCATACATGAATGGAGCGATGCACCAGGACATATTAGAGGAGAATTTAATCTAGAAACCGAATCTGGGGAGAAGATGGACTTTCCAATAAGACGACGACCTGAAACGTACAGCAAAAACTCAAAACTCAAGACTATCTTCTAAAAAACAGGTGAACATACTTGCATAACCTACCCAGTCTCCTGACCAGGAGGAATTAGAGCAAACTACTTATTACTTATAGTTGATGAGTGGGCTCACATATGAGCCCTTTCAGTTTAAATCAACATTACCTGTGAAAGACAATGTAATTTTCTTCTATGTTACACACCATCAGAAGGTTGCTgggaaatacactatatgtccaaaaaaaGGGTGAATTCTGCTACACTGCTGATGCAGGCAAGAGATTGTATAATATtgatagaaaagcactgccaatagaataGGATGCTCTAGAGCACCTATATACCTAGAAAGGTATAAAAGACCCCCAGTATTGGGCTGTGGTGCAGTGAAACAgcattctctgaagtgatggagctccatccaatacctttgggatatTCTGCCTAGTGCTGTTTGTGATGCCAAATTTTCATGCAGTATCAGTAcctaacctcactaatgctcttgtggctgaatgcaatcaaatcctcacagcattgaaagtaaagtccCAGAACACTAGAGACTGTTACTGTAGAAAATACCCTTTCATACTCTTAATATCAGAAGAAAGGTTGTGGAAATGTGGTGTAGCTGAATAACTAAGAATAACATGACTGGTCTATTATCTAGAGGAGTGTTGGAAGAAGACCTGCTGAATACATAGCTTTGTGCTGTACCTGCCATGGCGTGTCGCGGTGCTGTCTTGCGTCCCCTCCTGGACTCCTCACAGATCCACTGCTCACAGCACTGGCCAGGGATCTTCACCCGGCGAGGCGTCTGGCACCATACTCGGGGCGGCTGAGACTCTTTACACAGAGGCACACAGCCAATGGCCCcgttcacacacagacactggtATTTACAGCTGGGCTGAAAACTCTGCCCATTGCGATAGATTACACCGTTGTGTTCGCAGCCCGAGCCGAGTAGATCTGGACATTGGTGAACAGCACAAAGCTCATTTCTGAGAGGCTATCAAGCAAATAGCTAATTTTTAGataaaaattggaaaaaaataagtaGGCATGCTTTTTCTCATCAATAAAAGGTATCATATAGGACATGCATTAGTatacaaatgtttgaacaccacTGATTAAATGGCAGGCGATGCTGATTTGAAGTGAAAAACAAGTAAGCACATCTTCAACAGGAAACAAACCTGAACATGGCCttcttctgcaaattttagtgtacaatttctatttattcaatgcatttatttatttattctatttatcCGTAATGTTAAATTCGGCAAAtaattaaattgtgcagaagtgtgttctctgcaaaggattaacttattttcacttagaaatccagtaaaacatgtaatttgacacTGCCCACAAAGAAAACCATTTGTTACTCCTAAGAATATAAACAGGAATTAAGTGACTGATAAATTAAATCTGTTCTGTTTACAGAATGCTGCTTTCGTTTCCGTTTGTACATCTGTGTTTCCATCTGAATTCAAAATCTTAATCTCAGTCTAATCCCAGAACACAGTGTTAATGTGCTTATTAGAGGCTGGAGCACAAGGACATGTTTTAGTGCAGGGGACACTTACATGCACACACTCCTTTTTCGTACCTAGGCTTGTCTGAGCTGTAGTCACAGTAGAGGCCGCGGTGGTGGTCACAGTTGTCCGCCTCGTTGCACACCTCACCCACCTGCTTGGCGCAGGCCTTGCAGCAGTCACAGCCATCTGTGATCAGGCTGACACCTGGTGGGCAGCTCGGGGGCATTTCAGGGCATGAGCAGGGCCACTTACAGTACTGAGTGCGGTTGTAGGGTTCGAGTGTAGTGGGCTCTAGTATAGAAGGCACTATGGAGAAACTCTGGGAGAAGGCCTGTATGgaaagcaaagagagaaagagaattatgcacattttattacaaataaaGTGAGATATTAAGAGCTAGATGCAATGCAGGAATTGCTTTCTTTGAGGTTTGAATagcaattttgaaaaacatCTCTCATAATGATAAACTATGAAATTTGCAGCAAAGCTCTAGTGTTTGTACTTCATCCCAACAATTCAATCATATATACATGAGTATATCATACCATTTCACGtattaaggggaattccactgagtttttaaaattcagttgttgagatataaacaaagtcattcagactggtctAATGTGAAAGAGTGAATTGTAGCCAAACTTACAGACTCTATGGAGATTTACGATGGAGAGTGGTAGtagataagaaccaggggtctaCAAGGGAAATATAATCgatctaaaatgaccagtgaacctacatgttcagtttttatatgcaaatCTGCTTATGggaaaatagtggtaaatctggaaaaaggAATTTCTTTGGGAAATTTGACTACTTGCatgtattaaaaaatgtaatcaaaaatgtattttattacaaacggtcataaaacagcatctcaggcatcaggaagAGAACTCACCTACATTTCATGTGATAAATTTCTGTGAGGTAGCATTTAGAAGCATTAACTCTTcagaccaccaccactgtgaacagttctgactctatttctgtaaaatggcatatttcacatcaaatttcTCTGAATTAATGTGCTTACATCCTGattgaatcatgcagaaatgtaaaaaattggtggaattcccctttaacaagaCTGAAATGTCAACCGCTGACtgaaaaatgcatgtaaatgagtcTAGCAGTTCAAAGGCCCAAGCTCTTAATCAAATTtcaactaaaatgtattttcttacaTGAAAGCCAAGAAATGTGTGAGGGATTATAAACAGAGTTAattgaagaaaaataaagcCATGTTAATCGTCTTATGAAGGTTTTGTACTTTTGTCTCAAGTTCTTGGCAGCCTATCAGTCACTTTGTGCTCTTCTGGTCATTAACAGGAGTAAAAGGTTATGGTCATAAATCTTGGAATGGGACTCGGAATGCTGGAGCTGATAGATAAATCAGAGGGCATGCTACAGTGGGAAACCCACTGGGTGTCACAGccattctttatttttacagcatATTTCACAGTCTTATATCAAATTCAGTCAGATTTAAGACTTCTTCATACGTGAAGGACATGCACAATGAATATGCTAATGTAAACAGGGCCATagatttaaaaacagattttataaCATCTGTTAGTCTGTTTTCGTTTGAGCTTAACTTCAATGGAGAAACAACTACAGACTCAGACTACAGACAGTGTGGAAACCTATTTGGAACATCTAGATAGGATCTAGATAGATCTATAACCAACAACAGTAAGAACGCAGGCTAATGCTACCTGGATTGACCTCTGCATTCCTGCAATGTCTTTCTGATGTTCTAATGAGTCACTTTCTATGTGAAATGTCAACATTTCTGATGTGTTATAGCTCCAGGCCTCTTTGACCTCCGACCTCTTTCAATTTGGATAATATGATCATTTGACATGGTGGACAGCAGTGGCATAAACAACCACTATTAATTAACTGTCTTTAATAaattttaaaagccattttatgtttattgaggttaaaCTTTTTAAACCCCATATTTTTGAGAAATATAGTCAGTACACTGTTATTCCTGCTTTGCACC
Encoded here:
- the ccn4a gene encoding cellular communication network factor 4a; translated protein: MRRLLLWLLFFAGFNQAFSQSFSIVPSILEPTTLEPYNRTQYCKWPCSCPEMPPSCPPGVSLITDGCDCCKACAKQVGEVCNEADNCDHHRGLYCDYSSDKPRYEKGVCAYLLGSGCEHNGVIYRNGQSFQPSCKYQCLCVNGAIGCVPLCKESQPPRVWCQTPRRVKIPGQCCEQWICEESRRGRKTAPRHAMAALSSGKENWQQNCVTQTSSWSPCSKTCGRGVSLRITNANKHCRMVKERRLCNIRPCDVDITKHIKPGKKCLNIYREEHPTNFTISGCTSKKLYRPKYCGVCTDERCCIPYKSKTVQVEFQCAKGSVITWQVMWINACFCNLSCKNPNDIFADLEQYYENREIMN